The DNA region TATTTTTATATATGGATACCCCACCCTATGGGGGGCAGGTAGGTGTACTAGGCTGGTCTGGTCTCCGCTAAATATACACCACGATTTTCAAACCTTTTCAGGGCTGATTAAGTCACCGAGATTCGCATTCTGAGGTGATTATCTTTTGATTAACGTACTAACACCCATTAACTTTGCTGTACAGCGTTATATGGAATGGGGGGTGGTTACGGTTTTTGCTAATATAGAATATCCGTTTCTTGAAAAATAAATTTGGCGAAGTTTCGGGAATCCTTTTGGGCACAATTCACCTTGCTGCGGGTCAATAGGAAGAGTTACTTAATTCTTTGGAATGATATACTAGCATTACTAAAAGGGAGGTTTGCTAAATGGCAACTGAAAAAGAAATGGAATTAGCAAAACAGATTCTAGCAAAATTGACGGAACTGGAGACTAAATTAGATAAAATAGATGGTAGTTTAGGTAAGGTGGAGGACAGTTTAGATATTGTGGACAGTAAAACGGATAATTTGAATGGGGAAACCTCAACATCAGTAGAAGGTAAGTTGGACAATTTAAGAGGTGTACATAAAGGACTAAAAGCCACATTCGAACAAGGCTTTGCCGATGTACACAAGGGATTGGCTGAGATAAAAGAAATAAATAAGAATCGCAAGACAGCAAAGGAAATCGTTGAGGGCATCGCTGGAAATGGGCAAAAGAAAAGCGGAAAGCAAGTTCATTAGATTAGAACCCTGCTTTCCTCAGCTTTCTTTAAGTATTTTGATAGAGTCGATACTGCAATACCTAATGTGTTAGCAATCTTTACTTGACTCATGCCTTGTTCAACCATGTTAGGTATTTTAATCTTGTCCTCTTCTGTCATCGGTCTAGTTTTCTTCTTTGTGACTTTTTTCTTTCTAACTTCATCTATTCTAGTAGGGTCTACACCGCAAACATGCTTTTGATTCTCTTTTGTAAGTATCCACGTAGGGTGTGCATACCATTCTTTATGACAGTTGGTACAATGATGTATTAGCACCGCACGAGGGTTAATGTATTGTTCC from Bacillus clarus includes:
- a CDS encoding helix-turn-helix domain-containing protein, producing the protein MQREIKDPVKQASYQEALNKKYGGSVTAKEQYINPRAVLIHHCTNCHKEWYAHPTWILTKENQKHVCGVDPTRIDEVRKKKVTKKKTRPMTEEDKIKIPNMVEQGMSQVKIANTLGIAVSTLSKYLKKAEESRVLI